Within Candidatus Omnitrophota bacterium, the genomic segment TTTGGATGTATTTGCCAGTGTGAGGGCCGACTCAAGCATGATGGGAAGAATATTTTTTATTTCCGATTTTCTTGAACCAGGCAGTATGCCGATCACTTTGCTGTTCTCTTGTATGCCAAGATTTTTTTTGAATTCTTTTGCATCCGCGGTGACTTTTACTATTTCAAGAAGGGGATGCCCCACGCATTTCACGTCTATGGAGTATTTTCTGTATAAGGTTTCTTCAAATTGGAAGAAAACGATAATTTTGTCCACAAGCCTGCGTATGGTATTAACGCGCCAAAGCCCCCACGCCCAAATTTGCGGGCTTATATAATAAATTACCGGTACGCCCATGTTCTTTAAAACCCTGGCTACCCGAAGATTGAATTCCGCGTAATCCAAAAGGATAGCGTAGTCAGGCCGCTGTTTTTTTATCTGTCTTATAAGACAGCCAAGCACATTTCTTAGTTTTAGGTATCCTCTTAATAATCCACCGGGCCCTATGAATGCCAGGTGTGTGATTTTGTCAAATAATTGAGCGCCTGCCGCCTCCATCTCGTCACCGCCCAAGCCCCGGAATACGATGTCCT encodes:
- the lpxB gene encoding lipid-A-disaccharide synthase, translating into MKNILIIAGEASSDRYAANLIKDMRSIQKDIVFRGLGGDEMEAAGAQLFDKITHLAFIGPGGLLRGYLKLRNVLGCLIRQIKKQRPDYAILLDYAEFNLRVARVLKNMGVPVIYYISPQIWAWGLWRVNTIRRLVDKIIVFFQFEETLYRKYSIDVKCVGHPLLEIVKVTADAKEFKKNLGIQENSKVIGILPGSRKSEIKNILPIMLESALTLANTSKTDINFILPLAPTIDVSAIKDLMSGLGIKVLIVHDNIYNALNICDCAMVASGTATLETALIGIPMAIIYKTNFLTYILTKKLIKLPFIGLVNIVAGKKIVEEFLQYDARPEKISSYLQRIISNKELSCGIKQEFIKVKKSLGTPGAGMRAAGEIIRFINNNPA